CGGCGTTGGCACGCTGGTGGGGCCCGTCATCGGGGCCTGGCTCATCAAGTATTTCGAGAACATCTTCTCGGCCTTCAACGAATCCACCCTGCATCGCTTCTTTGATTTCCTGCCCGCGCCGGTCGCCGATCCCGTAGTCACGGTCGCCAGTCTGTTCGTGGGTGAAGGCTGGCAGCTTACCCTTGGGCTCCTCTTCGTGCTGGTCGTGATGTTTTTGCCCGGCGGCATCATGGAGGGCGTCAGGCGGATCAGCGCCACCTTCCGGCGGCGCTCAGCGGCACCACCGAACCCTGCCACCCAAGCCCAGCCCGCGGAGTAGAGCCATGAGCCAAGCCGACAAGAATGTGGTTCTGCATGTGGCCGATGTGAGCAAGAGCTTCGGCGGCCTCCAGGCACTGTCGGACATCGATCTTGAGGTCGAGCAAGGTAAGACACATGCGATTATCGGCCCAAATGGGGCCGGCAAATCGACACTCCTCAACGTCATAATCGGCCGCCTGCCGCCGAGCCGGGGCGCCGTGGTGTTCGACGGCAAGGTGCTTACCGGCAAGAAGCCCTATGAGATCAACCAGCTTGGCGTCGCCCGCGTCTTCCAGACGCCGGAGATATTTCCGGAGCTTTCGGTTCTTCAGAACGTCATGGTCCCCGCCTTCGCCAAGCGCGATGGCGCCTTCCGGGTCAATATTGCCCGCGCGGTCGAGTTCGAAAACGGTATTCGTGGTGAGGCGGAGGAGATTCTGCGGGATGTCGACCTCCACGAACGCCGTCACACGCACGCCGGTGCGCTTTCGCGCGGCGACAAGCGCCGCATGGAGCTGGCCATGTGCCTGATCCAGCACCCGCGCCTTCTGCTTCTCGACGAGCCCACGGCAGGTATGAGCCGGCACGACACCAACACCACCATCGATCTGCTTAAGAAGATCAAGGCGCGCGGCATGACCAAAGTCATCATTGAGCACGACATGCATGTCGTGTTCTCCTTGGCCGATCGGATATCGGTTCTATCCGGCGGCCGCATCATCGCCGAGGGCACGCCCGATGAAGTACGCGGCAACGTCAAGGTTCAGGAAGCCTATCTTGGCGGCGCCCACCGGCTGGAGCCCGCGGAGTGATGAGCACGATGACCATGGACGTCCCAACCGGCATCGAAATCGACGTGATCGAGACCTCCATTGCACGCGAAGCCGCCTACTTCGCCGTCGAGGAGCTCCACGCCTACTATGGTGAAAGTTACATCGTTCAGGGCGTGAGCTTCGAGATTCGTCGTGGCGAAATTCTCGCATTGCTCGGCCGGAACGGTGCCGGGAAGACCTCGACCCTTCGCACGATCGCGCGCCTCGATGACCCGGCGCTGCACCAGGGCGAAATCTGGCTCGAGGGCAAGCCTGTCCACCGCATGCGCAGCCACGAAGCCTCGCGCGCCGGCATCCAGCTCGTCCCCGAAGACCGCCGTATCATCCCCGGCCTCACCGTCGAGGAGAACCTGACGCTTGCCCAGGTCGCGCCTGCGCACGGCTGGGAGCTCGACCGTATTTACGCCCACTTCCCGCGCCTCGCCGAACGCCGTCGCCAGGAAGGCATCACTCTTTCGGGTGGCGAGCAGCAGATGCTGGCCATCGCCCGGGCCCTGGCTCGCGATATCAAGCTGTTGTTGCTGGATGAGCCCTACGAGGGGCTGGCTCCGGTCATCGTCAAGGAGATCGAAAAGATCCTCAACGAGATCAAGGTCGGCGGCATCACGACCATCATCGTCGAGCAGAACGCCATTGCCGCGCTCGAACTGGCCGATCGCGCCGTGATCCTCGACACTGGCGCAGTGGCATTCACCGGCACGGCCAAGCACGTGCTGGAAAACGAGGACCTTCGGCAGGAATACCTGGCGATCTAGTCATTGAGACCGAGTTTCCGAAGCAGGGAGTTGGAAGCAGCGCTCCGTTGACGCATTCGTGGTTGCGCCATCCCCAAGGATAACGGACGGCAAGGCTGACAGCGACGCGATGCGCTGTTATAGGCCCGGCATCTTGTCCCTCCGGTTTCCCCACGAGCTAAGCGATGTCTGACGCTGTTGGCGTGAAAAGCCTTTTTGCCTCCTACGATGGCAAGACGGTCCTCGATGATGTGTCGTTTTCCATTCGGCGCGGCGACAGTTTTGCGCTGCTTGGCCCGAACGGCGCCGGCAAAACCACGCTGGTCAGCATCCTTTGCACGTTGCGCCTGCCGGACAGGGGGACCGCGCAAGTTGCCGGCATCGACGTGGTCAAGCAGCCCACGAAGGCGCGCGAAACCATCGGTGTGGTGTTCCAGGATTCCAGCCTCGACGACCGGCTGAGCGCCTGGGAAAATCTGGAGTTTCATGGGCTCGTTCACGGCCTCGCTCCAAAAGTGCGGCATGAGCGGACCGAGGCCGTGCTGGCACTGGTCGAATTGAGCGACTGGGCTGACGATATCGTTCGCAATTTCTCGGGTGGCATGCGGCGCCGGCTGGAGATCGCCCGCGCGCTCATGCACGAACCCACCATCCTCTTTCTCGACGAGCCGACGGTTGGTCTCGATCCACAAACGCGGCAGCGCATCTGGAGTTACCTTGACCGCCTGCGCCGTGAGCGGCACCTGACCGTGCTTACGACCACGCACTATATCGAGGAAGTCGAAGGGGCCGACCAGGTCTGCATCATCGATCACGGGCACATCATTGCCCAGGGCACGCCAACCGAACTCAAGGCTGCCCACGGCTCGCGCTGGCTGCATGCCACACCTCAGGATGAAACAGTCGCAGCGGAAATCGCAGGTGACTATCCGCAGATCCAGCGGCTCGGCAGCGGCAGCCTTGCGCTGCCGATCACTGACGAAGCGCTCGCCGACACGTTTCTGGCCCAATATCGCTATCGGCTGGAGGAGATACGCTTCCAGGAGCCGACGCTCGAGAGCGTTTTCCTCGCCCTTACCGGCCGTGAATTGCGCGACCGGGCCAATGGCCAGCGCGACGCCCAACGCAGTGCCGGTCGTCGGGGAGGTCAACGATGAACCGCGCCATCATTCTTGCCCGCGGCCTCTACGGCGTATGGCTGCGCGAAATCACACGCGCAACGCGCGACCGTGGCCAGATGATCGGCGGCATCAGTCGCCCCCTGATCTGGCTGCTCGTA
The sequence above is a segment of the Paradevosia shaoguanensis genome. Coding sequences within it:
- a CDS encoding ABC transporter ATP-binding protein; this translates as MSQADKNVVLHVADVSKSFGGLQALSDIDLEVEQGKTHAIIGPNGAGKSTLLNVIIGRLPPSRGAVVFDGKVLTGKKPYEINQLGVARVFQTPEIFPELSVLQNVMVPAFAKRDGAFRVNIARAVEFENGIRGEAEEILRDVDLHERRHTHAGALSRGDKRRMELAMCLIQHPRLLLLDEPTAGMSRHDTNTTIDLLKKIKARGMTKVIIEHDMHVVFSLADRISVLSGGRIIAEGTPDEVRGNVKVQEAYLGGAHRLEPAE
- a CDS encoding ABC transporter ATP-binding protein, with the translated sequence MSDAVGVKSLFASYDGKTVLDDVSFSIRRGDSFALLGPNGAGKTTLVSILCTLRLPDRGTAQVAGIDVVKQPTKARETIGVVFQDSSLDDRLSAWENLEFHGLVHGLAPKVRHERTEAVLALVELSDWADDIVRNFSGGMRRRLEIARALMHEPTILFLDEPTVGLDPQTRQRIWSYLDRLRRERHLTVLTTTHYIEEVEGADQVCIIDHGHIIAQGTPTELKAAHGSRWLHATPQDETVAAEIAGDYPQIQRLGSGSLALPITDEALADTFLAQYRYRLEEIRFQEPTLESVFLALTGRELRDRANGQRDAQRSAGRRGGQR
- a CDS encoding ABC transporter ATP-binding protein, giving the protein MSTMTMDVPTGIEIDVIETSIAREAAYFAVEELHAYYGESYIVQGVSFEIRRGEILALLGRNGAGKTSTLRTIARLDDPALHQGEIWLEGKPVHRMRSHEASRAGIQLVPEDRRIIPGLTVEENLTLAQVAPAHGWELDRIYAHFPRLAERRRQEGITLSGGEQQMLAIARALARDIKLLLLDEPYEGLAPVIVKEIEKILNEIKVGGITTIIVEQNAIAALELADRAVILDTGAVAFTGTAKHVLENEDLRQEYLAI